In the genome of Streptomyces sp. NBC_00190, one region contains:
- a CDS encoding discoidin domain-containing protein: MQSRRFLASTRLIRRSHLLIAFGIGALLIGAIPWLGIASPAVAGRVPAPRTAPVPFEQQPATQSPHHGIAPANAMEPAAPVLDRTGWTATASDEETGGENGRAANVLDGNTNTIWHSKWTGTPTPLPHNITIDMQRTTLVSALVYRPRADGANGRVGEYSISLSADGRSWASPVASGTLADDGTAKTLGFAPQGARFVRLTALTEAGGRGPWTSAAEINLLGDPGTPEATVDLSRTGWTATASDEETSSEDGRAANVLDGNTNTIWHSKWTGTPTPLPHSITIDMHRMTPVSALVYHPRVGGANGRAGAYTITTSTDGTAFGAPVAAGTWRDDDTVKTATFTRAESARFVRLTVTTEAGGRGPWTSAGEIRLSGPASPAVHGAWDRITGFPLVPVATAALPGDKLLAWSAYAVDRFGGSNGYTQTAILDLKTGKVTQRRIDNTGHDMFCPGIAMLADGRVLVTGGSNAEKASIYDPATDEWSATTSMNIARGYQAMTLLSTGEAFVLGGSWSGPAGDKVGEVWSPDTRTWRKLPGVSATPALTADPAGPYRADNHMWLHATSGGKVLQLGPSKQMNWITTSGTGSITPAGPRADSGDAMTGNAVAYDIGKLLTLGGSPAYEKTPATRRAYTVNVSGSQVQAARTGDMEHARGFSNSVVLPDGKVAVFGGQSYPVPFSDATSVLTPELWDPSTGSFTPLATMAIPRNYHSVANLLPDGRVFSGGGGLCGDCATNHPDGAVFTPPYLLNADGSPKPRPVITGGVPSRTAPGASLTVSTQSPVASFVLMRAAAATHSTDNDQRRIPLVSTATGTGAYTVTVPADTGVVLPGNYMLFALDAQGVPSIAQFVTIS; encoded by the coding sequence TTGCAGTCCAGGCGCTTCCTCGCCTCAACCCGCCTGATACGCCGTTCCCACCTGCTCATCGCCTTCGGCATAGGCGCGCTGCTGATCGGCGCGATCCCGTGGCTCGGGATCGCGAGCCCGGCAGTGGCCGGCCGCGTCCCGGCCCCCCGAACCGCACCCGTGCCCTTCGAGCAGCAGCCGGCGACGCAGTCACCGCACCACGGCATCGCCCCTGCGAACGCCATGGAACCCGCGGCTCCCGTTCTCGACCGGACCGGATGGACGGCCACGGCGAGCGACGAGGAGACCGGGGGTGAGAACGGCCGCGCGGCCAACGTGCTCGACGGCAACACCAACACCATCTGGCACAGCAAATGGACGGGCACACCCACCCCCCTGCCGCACAACATCACCATAGACATGCAACGCACGACACTCGTCTCCGCGCTCGTCTACCGCCCCCGTGCCGACGGGGCCAACGGGCGCGTCGGTGAGTACAGCATCAGTCTCAGCGCGGACGGACGGAGCTGGGCGAGCCCGGTCGCTTCCGGCACGCTCGCGGACGACGGCACCGCCAAGACGCTCGGGTTCGCCCCGCAGGGGGCTCGGTTCGTACGGCTGACGGCCCTCACCGAGGCGGGCGGGCGCGGGCCCTGGACCTCCGCCGCCGAGATCAACCTGCTGGGCGACCCCGGCACCCCGGAAGCCACCGTCGACCTGTCCCGGACCGGATGGACGGCCACGGCCAGCGACGAGGAGACCAGTAGCGAGGACGGCCGCGCGGCCAACGTGCTCGACGGCAACACCAACACCATCTGGCACAGCAAATGGACGGGCACACCCACCCCCCTGCCGCACAGCATCACCATAGACATGCACCGCATGACACCCGTCTCCGCACTCGTCTACCACCCCCGCGTGGGCGGAGCCAACGGCCGGGCGGGCGCGTACACCATCACCACCAGCACCGACGGCACCGCCTTCGGCGCGCCGGTCGCCGCCGGCACCTGGCGGGACGACGACACGGTCAAGACCGCCACCTTCACCCGGGCCGAGAGCGCGCGCTTCGTACGTCTGACCGTGACCACCGAGGCCGGCGGCCGCGGTCCGTGGACCTCTGCCGGTGAGATACGCCTGAGCGGACCGGCCAGCCCGGCCGTCCACGGGGCCTGGGACCGGATCACCGGCTTCCCCCTGGTGCCCGTGGCCACCGCCGCCCTGCCGGGCGACAAGCTGCTGGCGTGGTCCGCCTACGCGGTCGACCGCTTCGGCGGCAGCAACGGCTACACCCAGACCGCGATCCTGGACCTGAAGACGGGCAAGGTGACCCAGCGGCGTATCGACAACACCGGCCACGACATGTTCTGTCCGGGCATCGCGATGCTGGCCGACGGCCGGGTGCTGGTCACCGGCGGCAGCAACGCGGAAAAGGCCAGCATCTACGACCCGGCCACCGACGAATGGTCCGCCACCACGAGCATGAACATCGCCCGCGGCTACCAGGCCATGACCCTTCTCTCCACCGGTGAGGCCTTCGTCCTGGGCGGATCCTGGAGCGGGCCCGCGGGCGACAAGGTCGGCGAGGTGTGGTCGCCGGACACCCGTACCTGGCGCAAGCTCCCGGGCGTCTCCGCCACCCCGGCGCTGACGGCCGACCCGGCCGGACCCTACCGGGCCGACAACCACATGTGGCTCCACGCCACTTCGGGCGGCAAAGTACTGCAACTGGGTCCGAGCAAGCAGATGAACTGGATCACGACCAGCGGCACGGGCAGCATCACCCCCGCAGGCCCCCGGGCCGACAGCGGGGACGCCATGACCGGCAACGCCGTCGCCTACGACATCGGCAAGCTCCTCACACTGGGCGGCTCGCCCGCCTACGAGAAGACCCCCGCCACCCGTCGTGCCTACACGGTGAACGTCTCGGGCAGCCAGGTCCAGGCCGCCCGTACGGGCGACATGGAGCACGCCCGCGGTTTCAGCAACAGCGTCGTCCTGCCCGACGGCAAGGTGGCCGTCTTCGGCGGGCAGTCCTATCCGGTGCCGTTCAGCGACGCGACCTCGGTCCTGACCCCCGAGTTGTGGGACCCGTCGACCGGCAGCTTCACACCGCTCGCCACCATGGCCATTCCGCGCAACTACCACAGCGTGGCCAACCTGTTGCCGGACGGGCGGGTCTTCTCCGGCGGCGGGGGCCTGTGCGGTGACTGCGCGACCAACCACCCGGACGGGGCCGTCTTCACGCCGCCGTACCTGCTCAACGCGGACGGCTCGCCGAAGCCGCGTCCCGTCATCACCGGGGGCGTGCCCTCCCGGACCGCCCCCGGAGCGTCCCTCACGGTGAGCACCCAGAGCCCGGTGGCGTCCTTCGTCCTCATGCGGGCCGCGGCCGCCACCCACTCCACGGACAACGACCAGCGCCGGATCCCCCTCGTGTCCACGGCCACGGGAACGGGCGCGTACACGGTGACCGTACCGGCCGACACCGGAGTGGTCCTGCCGGGGAACTACATGCTCTTCGCCCTCGACGCCCAGGGGGTACCGAGCATCGCCCAGTTCGTCACCATCTCCTGA
- a CDS encoding LysR family transcriptional regulator: MDIRQLRYFVTVAEEANFTRAAARLHLAQPGVSAQVRQLERELGQPLLDRSGRSVTLTEVGLAVLPYARAALSAVEAVRQTVDEFTGLLRGHVTIGFLSGAAAHTFDLASFLAGFHRDHPQVEVTLTENTSERMLAALHRGELDVAVVGLADEEPPPGISLQVLIDEPLVAAVAPDDPGLTHTGRTGIPLAELRDRPLISLPRGTGTRGVLERACARAGFQPRIAFEAAAPLFLAQLAARGLGVAVVPALQAHEASAFGVRTLEITHPRLRGRVALAWRTDGPASPAATAFLGLLRATLTASGTVSTHPGDVS; this comes from the coding sequence ATGGACATCAGGCAGTTGCGGTATTTCGTCACGGTGGCGGAGGAAGCCAACTTCACCCGTGCCGCCGCCCGCCTGCACCTGGCGCAGCCGGGCGTGAGCGCCCAGGTACGGCAGCTCGAAAGGGAGCTCGGGCAACCGCTGTTGGACCGTTCCGGCCGGTCGGTGACCCTGACCGAGGTGGGCTTGGCCGTACTGCCGTACGCGCGGGCCGCCCTGAGCGCGGTCGAAGCGGTACGGCAGACCGTGGACGAGTTCACGGGGCTGCTGCGTGGCCACGTCACGATCGGCTTCCTCTCGGGAGCCGCCGCCCACACGTTCGACCTGGCTTCCTTCCTGGCCGGCTTCCACCGCGACCACCCCCAGGTCGAGGTCACCCTGACCGAGAACACGTCCGAGCGGATGCTCGCCGCGCTGCATCGCGGCGAGCTCGATGTCGCGGTGGTCGGACTCGCGGACGAGGAACCCCCACCGGGCATCTCGCTCCAGGTCCTGATCGACGAACCCCTGGTCGCCGCCGTCGCCCCGGACGACCCCGGCCTCACGCACACGGGCCGCACGGGCATTCCGTTGGCCGAGCTCCGCGACCGCCCGCTGATCAGCCTGCCGCGCGGCACAGGCACCCGCGGCGTACTCGAGCGCGCTTGCGCGCGGGCCGGGTTCCAGCCCCGTATCGCCTTCGAAGCGGCCGCGCCCCTGTTCCTCGCGCAGCTCGCCGCCCGCGGGCTCGGCGTGGCGGTGGTGCCGGCGCTCCAGGCCCACGAGGCATCAGCCTTCGGGGTGCGCACCCTGGAGATCACCCACCCCCGGCTACGCGGCCGCGTGGCGCTGGCCTGGCGGACGGACGGACCGGCAAGCCCGGCCGCAACGGCCTTCCTGGGCTTGCTCCGCGCGACCCTCACCGCGTCGGGAACCGTCTCGACACATCCCGGGGATGTGTCGTAG
- a CDS encoding carboxylesterase family protein, which produces MAALLAMPRAAGLFGRAVAQSVQGTFFSPELASDIAAACAAELGRKPTVAGLSTVAPARLSTAGDAVGAAMGRRAERWGQAAHRSIPFSPVVDGDALPVTPWRALADGAGRDVELLVGHTRDEQRLLTALDGLRGQVTPQQAASALDVFRRCPPACVPRGRRSPLTATPAGPRTIPDDASCRSSTPERLSPPIRRRPPA; this is translated from the coding sequence GTGGCCGCGCTGCTGGCGATGCCGCGTGCGGCCGGACTCTTCGGCCGCGCCGTCGCGCAGAGCGTCCAGGGCACGTTCTTCTCGCCGGAGCTCGCCTCCGACATCGCCGCCGCCTGCGCCGCCGAGCTGGGGCGCAAGCCCACGGTGGCCGGCCTGTCCACGGTGGCCCCCGCCCGGCTGTCCACCGCCGGTGATGCGGTCGGCGCCGCGATGGGCCGGCGGGCGGAACGCTGGGGGCAGGCCGCGCACAGGTCGATCCCGTTCTCACCGGTCGTCGACGGTGACGCCCTGCCGGTCACCCCGTGGCGGGCCCTGGCCGACGGCGCCGGCCGGGACGTCGAACTCCTCGTCGGCCACACCCGCGACGAACAGCGGCTGCTCACCGCGCTCGACGGCCTGCGCGGGCAGGTGACACCGCAGCAGGCGGCGAGCGCCCTGGACGTCTTCAGGCGCTGTCCGCCCGCATGCGTGCCGCGTGGACGGCGTTCGCCGCTCACGGCGACCCCGGCTGGCCCGCGTACGATTCCGGACGACGCCTCGTGCAGGTCTTCGACGCCCGAGCGGCTGTCACCGCCTATCCGGAGGAGACCTCCCGCCTGA
- a CDS encoding maleylpyruvate isomerase family mycothiol-dependent enzyme, with protein sequence MENTTYRRSAADTRAAIAAERRELAAVLDGLPAQDWDAPTLCGGWRVREVAAHMTMGFRYSLSTTVRELLRARGNLHRMTDRCARKDAAAHTTRELAAFLGDNADHPWKPPVGGIEAALGHDVIHGLDITVALGLDRRVPEDRVRILLRSVNARTLKFFGADLKGIELRATDLDWTFGSGEPLAGAAQDLLLLAYGRKLPPGRLHGEPRDRFVATPG encoded by the coding sequence ATGGAGAACACGACCTACCGGAGATCAGCGGCGGACACCAGAGCGGCGATAGCGGCCGAGCGCCGGGAACTGGCTGCCGTGCTCGACGGATTGCCGGCGCAGGACTGGGACGCTCCGACCCTGTGCGGGGGATGGCGGGTACGGGAGGTCGCGGCGCACATGACGATGGGGTTCCGGTACTCCCTCTCCACCACGGTGCGGGAACTCCTCAGAGCACGGGGCAACCTCCACCGGATGACAGATCGATGCGCCCGCAAGGACGCGGCCGCCCATACGACGCGCGAGCTCGCCGCGTTCCTCGGTGACAACGCGGACCATCCCTGGAAGCCGCCGGTCGGCGGGATCGAGGCGGCCCTGGGCCACGATGTGATCCACGGCCTGGACATCACGGTCGCCCTGGGCCTCGACCGCCGGGTTCCCGAGGACCGCGTGCGCATCCTCTTGAGGAGCGTCAACGCCAGGACCTTGAAGTTCTTCGGAGCCGACCTCAAGGGAATCGAACTCCGTGCCACCGATCTCGACTGGACATTCGGCTCCGGAGAGCCGCTGGCCGGCGCCGCACAGGACCTCCTCCTGCTCGCATACGGCCGAAAGCTGCCGCCGGGACGCCTGCACGGCGAACCGCGCGATCGCTTCGTGGCCACGCCGGGCTGA
- a CDS encoding NUDIX domain-containing protein, whose protein sequence is MPNNPSDEGNPVSQPIGDRRSPALAPALESMTLLVAAVIVHDRATHRVVLLQRGENAKFGQGLWDLPVGKSEPGEPITRTAVRELYEETGLVVKPESLTVAHIIHAAWGVESPNGFLTVVFATHEWTGEPENREPGKHSQVRWSDAEAIPEAFVPSTNRALRAYLDGTVQVALHGWS, encoded by the coding sequence ATGCCCAACAACCCGTCAGACGAAGGAAACCCCGTGAGCCAGCCCATCGGCGACCGCCGTTCCCCAGCGCTCGCGCCGGCGCTCGAATCGATGACGCTGCTGGTCGCGGCGGTCATCGTGCACGACAGGGCCACCCACCGGGTCGTGCTCCTCCAGCGCGGCGAGAACGCCAAGTTCGGCCAAGGGCTGTGGGACCTCCCCGTGGGCAAGAGCGAGCCGGGCGAGCCGATCACGCGAACCGCGGTGCGCGAGCTGTACGAGGAGACCGGGCTCGTGGTGAAGCCGGAGTCCCTCACCGTCGCCCACATCATCCACGCCGCGTGGGGCGTCGAATCCCCCAACGGCTTCCTCACCGTCGTCTTCGCCACCCACGAATGGACGGGCGAACCCGAGAACCGCGAACCCGGCAAGCATTCCCAGGTCCGCTGGAGCGACGCCGAGGCCATCCCCGAGGCCTTCGTCCCCTCCACGAACAGGGCCCTCCGCGCGTACCTGGACGGCACGGTTCAAGTGGCCCTTCACGGCTGGAGCTAG
- a CDS encoding AAA family ATPase, whose protein sequence is MCEEAWLHGVALIRQGDRTAAAHAFQAAVSHNPLAADAWLGLHSTARLQDEALEAMTRYQGSFGALRAQFQTRLASQFQIGGYVRFRLEWPRDLWLASAAKLLDDGRLDEAWRMLSSATLDCDETRFVCTRYAFLKKDWPLVLTFAEGIGDRFLRDESQLYVASALVVQGVFHEALNVLRPLPQALGSETGFLGEVAYLRGRAHEGLGDAVEGLKQFQAAYRYSPRLADVAQRAKVVPAPTPVSVPAQAVPDSRVGPAPSASTAGETALTDESRGALLDEAMAELDAMVGLGPVKRQVRTMSAQLRMAAVRRSQGLAASAAPQHFVFAGPPGTGKTTVARIVGKIFAGLGLLERGHVVEAQRVDLVGQHLGETAIKTSKAVDGAIDGVLFIDEAYALSNSGYSGGDAFGQEALQVLLKRAEDDRHRLVVVLAGYSDEIAELLATNPGLASRFTTRVDFPAYSPDELVLIAHSFLAAQGDVLTEEAEAALRASCELAVGDGLIDTLGNGRFARELSRKVAAVRDLRVYDLHGNSGVPSQDEITTLHAADVTDAYQQLTEGVSPTV, encoded by the coding sequence ATGTGTGAGGAAGCGTGGCTTCACGGTGTCGCGCTGATCAGGCAGGGGGACCGGACGGCGGCGGCCCATGCCTTCCAGGCGGCCGTCTCACACAATCCGCTCGCAGCCGATGCCTGGCTGGGACTCCACTCGACGGCTCGGCTCCAGGACGAGGCCTTGGAGGCCATGACCCGGTACCAGGGCTCCTTCGGAGCCTTGCGCGCGCAGTTCCAGACCCGGTTGGCGTCCCAGTTCCAAATCGGTGGCTACGTACGCTTCCGTCTGGAGTGGCCGCGCGACCTGTGGCTCGCGTCGGCGGCCAAGCTGCTCGACGACGGCCGGCTCGACGAGGCGTGGCGCATGCTGTCGTCCGCGACGCTCGACTGTGACGAGACCCGGTTCGTCTGTACGCGGTATGCCTTCCTGAAGAAGGACTGGCCACTCGTCCTGACCTTCGCCGAGGGAATAGGCGATCGGTTCCTGCGCGACGAGTCGCAGCTCTACGTCGCCTCCGCGCTGGTCGTGCAGGGAGTCTTCCACGAGGCCCTCAACGTACTCAGACCGCTGCCGCAGGCTCTGGGAAGCGAGACCGGGTTCCTCGGCGAGGTCGCCTACCTGCGTGGGCGTGCTCACGAGGGGCTCGGCGACGCCGTGGAAGGGCTGAAGCAGTTCCAGGCCGCCTACCGCTACAGCCCACGCCTCGCCGACGTGGCCCAGCGGGCGAAGGTGGTCCCGGCGCCGACGCCCGTTTCCGTACCGGCTCAGGCGGTCCCCGACTCCCGGGTGGGGCCCGCGCCTTCCGCGAGTACGGCGGGCGAGACCGCGCTCACCGACGAGTCCCGAGGGGCGCTCCTGGACGAGGCGATGGCCGAGCTCGACGCCATGGTGGGCCTGGGCCCGGTGAAGCGTCAGGTGCGCACCATGTCGGCGCAGCTGCGGATGGCGGCCGTCCGCCGCAGTCAGGGGCTGGCGGCTTCCGCGGCGCCTCAGCACTTCGTCTTCGCGGGGCCGCCGGGCACCGGCAAGACGACAGTCGCCCGGATCGTCGGAAAGATCTTCGCCGGACTCGGGTTGCTGGAACGCGGACACGTCGTGGAGGCGCAGCGCGTCGATCTGGTGGGACAGCACCTCGGAGAGACCGCGATCAAGACCAGCAAGGCCGTCGACGGCGCCATCGACGGGGTCCTCTTCATCGACGAGGCGTACGCGCTGTCCAACTCCGGCTACTCGGGGGGTGACGCCTTCGGCCAGGAAGCCCTCCAGGTCCTCCTCAAGCGGGCCGAGGACGACCGGCACCGCCTGGTCGTCGTGCTCGCGGGGTACTCCGACGAGATCGCGGAGCTGCTGGCCACCAACCCGGGACTCGCGTCCCGGTTCACCACCCGCGTGGACTTCCCCGCCTACTCCCCGGACGAACTCGTGCTCATCGCCCACTCCTTCCTCGCCGCGCAGGGCGATGTCCTCACGGAGGAAGCCGAGGCCGCGCTGCGAGCCTCGTGCGAACTCGCCGTCGGCGACGGGCTGATCGACACGCTGGGCAACGGCCGTTTCGCACGTGAGCTCTCGCGGAAGGTCGCCGCCGTACGGGACCTGCGCGTCTACGACCTCCACGGCAACTCCGGGGTGCCGTCGCAGGACGAGATCACCACGCTGCACGCGGCCGACGTCACGGACGCGTACCAGCAGCTGACGGAGGGCGTTTCGCCGACGGTGTGA
- a CDS encoding aldo/keto reductase, producing MQTVTLNNGVRMPVLGFGVYQIPPGQTEQAVTHALAAGYRLLDTAAAYGNEEAVGRAVKSSGIPREELFITTKVWIQDAGEENTRRAFDTSLRKLGLDYLDLYLIHQPYGDVYGSWRAMEGLNREGRAKAIGVSNFYPDRLVDLIDHNEVTPAVNQIETHPFFQRTADQDLMRGRRVQIESWGPFAEGRNNLFSHPVLGEIGARHGKSVAQVVLRWLVQRQVVVLSKSVRAERMAENIDVFDFELTDGQMASIAALDTGRSLFFDHWDPAAVSQLGNARIHD from the coding sequence ATGCAGACCGTCACCCTGAACAACGGTGTCCGGATGCCCGTCCTCGGATTCGGCGTCTACCAGATCCCGCCGGGGCAGACCGAGCAGGCCGTCACCCACGCCCTGGCCGCCGGCTACCGGCTCCTCGACACCGCCGCCGCGTACGGAAACGAGGAGGCCGTCGGCCGCGCCGTCAAAAGCAGCGGCATCCCCCGCGAGGAGCTGTTCATCACCACCAAGGTGTGGATCCAGGACGCCGGCGAGGAGAACACCCGCCGCGCCTTCGACACGTCGCTGCGCAAGCTCGGTCTCGACTACCTCGACCTGTACCTGATCCACCAGCCCTACGGCGACGTCTACGGCTCCTGGCGCGCCATGGAGGGGCTGAACCGCGAGGGCCGCGCCAAGGCGATCGGTGTCTCCAACTTCTACCCCGACCGGCTCGTCGACCTCATCGACCACAACGAGGTCACGCCCGCGGTCAACCAGATCGAGACCCACCCGTTCTTCCAGCGCACCGCCGACCAGGACCTGATGCGCGGGCGCCGCGTCCAGATCGAGTCCTGGGGGCCGTTCGCCGAGGGCAGGAACAACCTCTTCTCCCACCCCGTCCTCGGTGAGATCGGTGCCCGGCACGGCAAGTCGGTGGCGCAGGTCGTGCTCCGCTGGCTCGTCCAGCGGCAGGTCGTCGTCCTCTCCAAGTCGGTCCGCGCCGAGCGCATGGCGGAGAACATCGACGTCTTCGACTTCGAACTCACCGACGGTCAGATGGCGTCCATCGCCGCCCTGGACACCGGCCGCTCGCTGTTCTTCGACCACTGGGACCCGGCCGCCGTCAGCCAGCTCGGCAACGCCCGCATCCACGACTGA